From the genome of Nocardia mangyaensis:
TGCTGCTGTCCCGGGTCGTGCTCGGGGTGCACTACCCTTCCGACGTGCTCGCCGGTTCCGCGCTGGGGGCTGCGTCGGCAGCGGCCGTGCTCGCCGCCGAAAAGAGACTCCGACCTTGACCGCGACCGAAAGAACCTTGGCTGAGATGAGCGAAGAACCGTCCGCCGCCGTCCTGGACGAGGCTGTTGTGAAGGGCCCGCCGAAGACGCTGCTCGGCGGTGTCGTCAAGGCGATCCGCCCACGTCAGTGGGTCAAGAATGTCCTCGTGCTCGCGGCGCCGCTGGCCGTGGGCCCGGAAGCGGTCAGCGATGTGGGCGTGCTCGTGCACGTCGCGATCGCCTTCGTCGTGTTCTGCATGGCGGCCTCGGGCATCTACCTGGTCAACGACTCGCTCGACGTCGATGCCGACCGGGCGCATCCGACCAAGCGGTTCCGGCCGATCGCGGCGGGTGTCGTCCCGGTCAACCTGGCTTACGGACTCGCCTCGATCCTGCTGATCGGCTCGATCGCCGCGTCGCTGCTCGCCTCCTGGCAGCTGGCCGTGGTGATGGCGATCTACATCGCCATCCAGCTCGCCTACTGCCTGGGTCTCAAGCACCAGGCGGTGCTCGACATCTGCATCGTCTCCTCGGGGTTCCTGCTCCGCGCCATCGCCGGTGGCGCGGCCGCCGGTATCGCCCTGTCGCAGTGGTTCCTGCTGGTCATGGCGTTCGGTTCGCTGTTCATGGCGGCGGGCAAGCGCTACGCCGAACTGCAGATCGCGCTGGAGACCGGCGCGAAGATCCGCAAGTCCCTCGAGTACTACACACCGACCTACTTGCGCTTCATCTGGACGCTCGCGGCCACCGCCGTCGTGATCTTCTACGGCCTCTGGGCTTTCGAGCAGGCCGAGCTGCGTGACACCCAGTGGTACTCCATCTCGATGATCCCGTTTACCATCGCAGTCCTGCGTTACGCGGTCGACGTCGACGGTGGCGAGGCCGGTGAACCCGAAGAGATCGCGCTGGGGGACCGCATCCTGCAGTTCCTCGCTATTGCCTGGATCGGAGCGGTAGGTGTCGCTGTCTATCTCACCTGACGAGATCGTGGTAGCGGAGCAGAAGTCAACCGAATACGAGCGGCTACCCGGCGACGACGAGTCGGCGGGTCCGGCCGCGCGTTTCACCGTTGTCTCCCGCGCCACCCTCGTCGGTGGGATCGTGCTCACCGTCGTGCTGTTCACGATCGGCGCGTGGCAGCGGCGCTGGATCGCCGACGACGGTCTGATCGTGCTGCGCACGGTGCGCAACCTGCTCGCGGGCAACGGCCCGGTGTTCAACATGGGGGAGCGGGTCGAGGCCAACACCAGCACGGCGTGGACCTATGTGGTCTGGTTCTTCAGCTGGCTCACCCAGGTCCGGCTCGAGTACGTGGTGCTCGGCGTCGCGCTGACGGCCTCGGTGCTGGCGGTCGTGTTCGCGATGCTCGGCACCGCGCGGCTGTGGGGCGGTAGCGCCGGTCAGCTGTTGATCCCGGCCGGCGTGCTCGTCTACATCGCGCTGCCGCCCGCCCGCGATTACGCCACCTCCGGACTGGAGAGCGGGCTGGTGATCTGCTGGGTCGGGCTGCTGTGGTGGCTGATGATCCGGTGGAGCCAGGCCGCGGTGGTGCGGGTGCCGAGCCTGCTCGGGCTCGCCTTCCTGGCCGGTCTCGCCCCGCTGGTCCGGCCGGAGGCCGCGCTGATCGGTGTCGCGGCTCTGGCGATGATGTTCCTCGCCCCGATGCCACAGTTCCGGTTCGGCCCGATCGTGCTGCGCGCGCTGATCGTGGCCGTCGCCGGCATCGTGCCGATCGCCTACCAGATCTGGCGGATGGGCTACTACGGCCTGCCCTACCCGAACACCGCGGTCGCCAAGGACGCGGGCGGGGCCAAGTGGGGGCAGGGCTTCACCTACCTGTGGGACCTCGTCGGGCCGTACCACCTGTGGATTCCGCTGTTGGTGCTGCTGGTCGCCGGGCTCGTCGTCGCGGTGAACCGGGGGTTCCTGGTCCGACCGCAGTGGTCGGTGGCGGCGCTGCGGGGCTGGCTGCGCTCGCCGAGCGCGGTCGTGGTGATGGTGCTCGGCAGCGGGGTCCTGCTCACGCTGTACGCGATCCGCGTGGGTGGCGACTTCATGCACGGTCGCATGCTGCT
Proteins encoded in this window:
- a CDS encoding decaprenyl-phosphate phosphoribosyltransferase; translated protein: MSEEPSAAVLDEAVVKGPPKTLLGGVVKAIRPRQWVKNVLVLAAPLAVGPEAVSDVGVLVHVAIAFVVFCMAASGIYLVNDSLDVDADRAHPTKRFRPIAAGVVPVNLAYGLASILLIGSIAASLLASWQLAVVMAIYIAIQLAYCLGLKHQAVLDICIVSSGFLLRAIAGGAAAGIALSQWFLLVMAFGSLFMAAGKRYAELQIALETGAKIRKSLEYYTPTYLRFIWTLAATAVVIFYGLWAFEQAELRDTQWYSISMIPFTIAVLRYAVDVDGGEAGEPEEIALGDRILQFLAIAWIGAVGVAVYLT
- the zomB gene encoding flagellar motor control protein ZomB codes for the protein MSLSISPDEIVVAEQKSTEYERLPGDDESAGPAARFTVVSRATLVGGIVLTVVLFTIGAWQRRWIADDGLIVLRTVRNLLAGNGPVFNMGERVEANTSTAWTYVVWFFSWLTQVRLEYVVLGVALTASVLAVVFAMLGTARLWGGSAGQLLIPAGVLVYIALPPARDYATSGLESGLVICWVGLLWWLMIRWSQAAVVRVPSLLGLAFLAGLAPLVRPEAALIGVAALAMMFLAPMPQFRFGPIVLRALIVAVAGIVPIAYQIWRMGYYGLPYPNTAVAKDAGGAKWGQGFTYLWDLVGPYHLWIPLLVLLVAGLVVAVNRGFLVRPQWSVAALRGWLRSPSAVVVMVLGSGVLLTLYAIRVGGDFMHGRMLLTQLFLLLLPVAVVPIRLPRGLVRSAPEGGSTRNHAGRPGEADRPSGLRAFTRANWSFAVLLVALLGTAGWSMFAASTTAITTGTKIRSSGIVDERVFYVLNTGVDHPIRAEDYLDYPRMRAMVADIAANPDGGLLLNSPSYTFWYVDPPPEPIPEGGAGHTVYFLNLGMTSMNVPLDVRVIDPMGLAYPLAAHSDRLEDGRIGHDKSLYPDWVVVDSGMVDLHPWMPWYMDEEWVTQARTAMSCPETQALLLSTRDPLTFDRFKHNLRNAFSFANYRIDRVPKYEIQRCGLVDPFPEPPR